The Colletes latitarsis isolate SP2378_abdomen chromosome 14, iyColLati1, whole genome shotgun sequence genome has a segment encoding these proteins:
- the Kcc gene encoding solute carrier family 12 member kcc isoform X3, with product MSEGTPKSQGRNVSDGSPARLEAGDGGGAGGDGDPMVGGNSEKKTGYETNLFLYSEEMEDRPRISTLLSSLSNYSNTIPAATDPDSKPPPVQGGARMGTLIGVFLPCIQNIFGVILFIRLTWVVGTAGALQGFLIVLCCCCVTMLTAISMSAIATNGVVPAGGSYFMISRSLGPECGGAVGMLFYTGTTLAAAMYIIGAVEIVLTYMAPSLSIFGDFTKDPSIMYNNFRVYGTGLLVVMGTIVFIGVKFVNKFATVALACVIFSIIAVYVGLFYNFNGNESLKMCVLGRRLLKDIDVLADCNKNVSGVLHRLYCESNSTLLPHKCDPYYEQNNLTIINGIRGLASGVFLENIWDSFQEEGQLIAYGREPKDIDFMSTSSFNQIQVDLTTTFTILIGIFFPSVTGIMAGSNRSGDLADAQKSIPIGTICAILTTSTVYLSSVLLFAGTVDNLLLRDKFGQSIGGKLVVANIAWPNQWVILIGSFLSTLGAGLQSLTGAPRLLQAIAKDGIIPFLTPFATSSSRGEPTRALVLTVLICQCGILLGNVDYLAPLLSMFFLMCYGFVNLACALQTVLRTPNWRPRFKYYHWSLSFLGLFLCIAIMFMTSWYYALLAMGMAGCIYKYIEYRGAEKEWGDGIRGLALSAARYSLLRLEEGPPHTKNWRPQILILAKLTDDLVPKYRKLFAFASQLKAGKGLTVCVSCIGGDYIQNSGEALAAKQSLRKTIVEEKVKGFVDVLVARNIVDGLSSLIQTTGLGGMKPNTVILGWPYGWRQSEDERTWRVFLQTVRAVAAARMALLVPKGINFFPDSTEKVVGYIDVWWIVHDGGLLMLLPFLLKQHRTWKNCKMRIFTVAQMEDNSIQMKKDLKKFLYDLRIEAEVEIVEMMDSDISAYTYERTLMMEQRNQMLRELRLNKKESLGVVSDEAAKNVERYIAIRISEIQCIIIKYNISVKADTDGYVSVCCVLVTDKVPALVDFNEVPAEENLPLVQTIVDHHHNVDVKIATKVRFQVPGSQNPNVVDEAQEKLVQENETGKESDTGDASDGVEEAKEGDEETKLIGGSPKQDNKENTEKEAKENEEKKSESPEAKQVTITPDEGDVRRMHTSVKLNEVIVNKSHDAQLVILNLPGPPRDTKMERESNYMEFLEVLTEGLERVLMVRGGGREVITIYS from the exons GCGATGGCGGAGGCGCCGGCGGAGATGGCGATCCCATGGTGGGAGGGAATTCAGAAAAGAAGACGGGATACGAGACCAATCTCTTCCTCTACAGT GAAGAGATGGAAGACCGGCCTCGGATCTCCACCTTGCTCAGCAGTCTGTCGAACTACAGCAACACGATCCCAGCTGCGACCGACCCGGACAGCAAGCCACCGCCTGTGCAAGGCGGTGCACGAATGGGTACCCTGATCGGTGTCTTCTTACCTTGCATCCAAAACATCTTCGGTGTGATTCTATTCATCCGTCTGACGTGGGTGGTCGGCACAGCCGGTGCCCTCCAAGGTTTCCTCATCGTGCTCTGCTGCTGTTGCGTG ACAATGCTGACAGCTATCAGTATGAGCGCCATTGCAACGAACGGCGTGGTGCCTGCTGGAGGGTCCTACTTTATGATATCCAGAAGCTTGGGCCCAGAGTGTGGAGGCGCTGTGGGGAtgctcttctacactggtaccaCTTTGGCAGCTGCCATGTACATCATCGGTGCCGTTGAAATCGTCCTG ACTTACATGGCTCCCTCGCTGAGCATATTTGGTGACTTCACCAAGGATCCCAGTATCATGTACAACAACTTCCGTGTGTACGGGACGGGTCTGCTGGTGGTGATGGGCACCATAGTGTTCATCGGGGTGAAGTTCGTGAACAAATTCGCCACCGTTGCTCTGGCCTGCGTGATATTCTCGATCATAGCCGTTTACGTGGGTCTGTTCTACAACTTCAACGGCAACGAGTCCCTCAA AATGTGCGTTCTGGGCAGAAGGCTACTGAAGGACATCGATGTGTTGGCGGACTGCAATAAAAACGTTAGCGGAGTCCTCCACCGACTCTATTGCGAGAGCAACAGCACCTTACTACCGCACAAGTGTGACCCGTACTACGAGCAGAACAACTTGACCATCATCAATGGAATTCGTGGTCTGGCCAGCGGCGTATTCTTAG AAAACATATGGGACAGTTTCCAAGAGGAAGGTCAACTGATCGCTTACGGAAGGGAGCCAAAGGATATCGATTTCATGTCGACATCCTCCTTCAATCAGATTCAAGTCGACCTCACCACCACCTTCACCATTCTCATCGGTATATTCTTCCCTTCTGTCACTG GTATCATGGCTGGCTCTAACAGATCAGGTGACCTGGCGGATGCCCAGAAATCGATCCCAATCGGTACGATTTGCGCGATCCTGACCACGTCTACGGTCTACCTCTCGAGCGTGTTGCTGTTCGCCGGCACCGTAGACAATCTATTGCTACGCGACAAGTTCGGTCAGAGTATCGGTGGGAAGCTGGTAGTGGCGAACATAGCCTGGCCGAATCAGTGGGTGATCCTGATCGGTTCGTTCCTGTCCACCCTGGGCGCTGGCCTCCAGTCGCTGACGGGCGCTCCGCGTCTGCTTCAAGCCATCGCCAAGGACGGTATCATTCCGTTCCTGACGCCTTTCGCCACCAGCTCTAGCCGCGGTGAGCCTACCAGAGCCCTGGTGCTGACGGTCCTCATCTGCCAATGCGGTATCCTCCTGGGCAACGTCGACTACCTGGCCCCCCTGCTGTCCATGTTCTTCCTGATGTGCTACGGATTCGTCAACCTGGCCTGCGCCCTCCAAACCGTCCTTCGAACGCCCAACTGGCGACCCAGGTTCAAGTACTATCACTGGAGCTTGTCGTTCCTTGGTCTGTTCCTCTGCATCGCCATCATGTTCATGACCAGCTGGTACTACGCGCTGCTAGCCATGGGCATGGCTGGCTGTATCTACAAGTACATCGAGTACCGGGGTGCGGAGAAAGAATGGGGCGACGGTATCCGTGGTCTGGCTTTGTCAGCCGCTCGTTATTCCCTGTTGAGATTGGAGGAGGGACCGCCTCACACGAAGAACTGGCGGCCCCAGATCCTCATCCTGGCCAAACTGACCGACGACCTGGTGCCCAAGTACCGCAAACTGTTCGCGTTCGCCAGCCAGCTGAAGGCTGGCAAGGGTCTGACCGTTTGCGTTAGCTGCATCGGCGGTGATTACATTCAGAACTCTGGCGAGGCCCTCGCCGCGAAGCAGAGCCTCCGCAAAACGATAGTCGAGGAGAAGGTCAAGGGATTCGTGGACGTCCTGGTGGCGAGGAACATCGTCGACGGCTTGAGCTCGCTGATCCAGACCACTGGGCTCGGTGGAATGAAGCCCAACACGGTGATCCTCGGCTGGCCGTACGGTTGGAGGCAGTCGGAGGACGAGAGGACCTGGAGAGTCTTCCTGCAAACGGTCAGAGCGGTCGCCGCGGCAAGGATGGCGCTGCTAGTGCCCAAAGGAATCAACTTCTTCCCCGACTCCACGGAAAAGGTGGTCGGTTACATCGACGTCTGGTGGATCGTCCACGACGGTGGTCTACTGATGCTGCTACCCTTCCTGCTCAAGCAGCACCGCACGTGGAAGAACTGCAAGATGAGGATCTTCACCGTCGCCCAAATGGAGGACAACTCTATCCAGATGAAGAAGGATCTGAAGAAGTTCCTCTACGACCTCAGGATCGAGGCTGAGGTGGAAATCGTGGAAATG ATGGATTCCGACATATCCGCGTACACGTACGAGCGAACCCTGATGATGGAGCAGAGGAACCAGATGCTGAGGGAGCTGCGGCTGAACAAGAAGGAGTCCCTAGGAGTGGTGAGTGACGAAGCCGCGAAAAACGTGGAACGCTATATCGCGATACGAATATCCGAAATACAATgcataataataaaatacaatatatCTGTAAAAGCCGATACTGATGGGTATGTGTCTGTTTGTTGCGTGCTCGTCACGGATAAGGTGCCGGCATTGGTGGACTTCAACGAGGTACCCGCCGAAGAAAATTTACCTCTG gtgcagACGATCGTCGACCATCACCACAACGTGGACGTGAAGATCGCGACCAAGGTGAGATTCCAGGTGCCCGGGAGCCAGAACCCGAACGTCGTGGACGAGGCGCAGGAGAAGCTCGTGCAAGAGAACGAGACGGGCAAGGAATCGGACACGGGCGACGCCAGCGACGGGGTGGAGGAGGCGAAGGAGGGCGACGAGGAAACGAAGCTGATCGGTGGCTCGCCGAAGCAGGACAACAAGGAGAACACCGAAAAAGAGGCGAAAGAGAACGAAGAGAAGAAATCTGAGAGCCCCGAGGCGAAACAAGTCACCATCACGCC CGACGAGGGCGACGTGAGGCGTATGCACACTTCCGTGAAACTGAACGAAGTGATCGTCAACAAGAGCCATGACGCTCAGTTAGTCATCCTGAATCTTCCTGGACCACCGCGGGACACCAAAATGGAACGTGAATCAAATT ACATGGAATTCCTAGAAGTTCTCACGGAGGGTCTGGAAAGGGTGCTGATGGTGCGCGGCGGCGGACGGGAGGTGATCACCATCTACTCGTGA
- the Kcc gene encoding solute carrier family 12 member kcc isoform X6 codes for MVGGNSEKKTGYETNLFLYSEEMEDRPRISTLLSSLSNYSNTIPAATDPDSKPPPVQGGARMGTLIGVFLPCIQNIFGVILFIRLTWVVGTAGALQGFLIVLCCCCVTMLTAISMSAIATNGVVPAGGSYFMISRSLGPECGGAVGMLFYTGTTLAAAMYIIGAVEIVLTYMAPSLSIFGDFTKDPSIMYNNFRVYGTGLLVVMGTIVFIGVKFVNKFATVALACVIFSIIAVYVGLFYNFNGNESLKMCVLGRRLLKDIDVLADCNKNVSGVLHRLYCESNSTLLPHKCDPYYEQNNLTIINGIRGLASGVFLENIWDSFQEEGQLIAYGREPKDIDFMSTSSFNQIQVDLTTTFTILIGIFFPSVTGIMAGSNRSGDLADAQKSIPIGTICAILTTSTVYLSSVLLFAGTVDNLLLRDKFGQSIGGKLVVANIAWPNQWVILIGSFLSTLGAGLQSLTGAPRLLQAIAKDGIIPFLTPFATSSSRGEPTRALVLTVLICQCGILLGNVDYLAPLLSMFFLMCYGFVNLACALQTVLRTPNWRPRFKYYHWSLSFLGLFLCIAIMFMTSWYYALLAMGMAGCIYKYIEYRGAEKEWGDGIRGLALSAARYSLLRLEEGPPHTKNWRPQILILAKLTDDLVPKYRKLFAFASQLKAGKGLTVCVSCIGGDYIQNSGEALAAKQSLRKTIVEEKVKGFVDVLVARNIVDGLSSLIQTTGLGGMKPNTVILGWPYGWRQSEDERTWRVFLQTVRAVAAARMALLVPKGINFFPDSTEKVVGYIDVWWIVHDGGLLMLLPFLLKQHRTWKNCKMRIFTVAQMEDNSIQMKKDLKKFLYDLRIEAEVEIVEMMDSDISAYTYERTLMMEQRNQMLRELRLNKKESLGVVSDEAAKNVERYIAIRISEIQCIIIKYNISVKADTDGYVSVCCVLVTDKVPALVDFNEVPAEENLPLVQTIVDHHHNVDVKIATKVRFQVPGSQNPNVVDEAQEKLVQENETGKESDTGDASDGVEEAKEGDEETKLIGGSPKQDNKENTEKEAKENEEKKSESPEAKQVTITPDEGDVRRMHTSVKLNEVIVNKSHDAQLVILNLPGPPRDTKMERESNYMEFLEVLTEGLERVLMVRGGGREVITIYS; via the exons ATGGTGGGAGGGAATTCAGAAAAGAAGACGGGATACGAGACCAATCTCTTCCTCTACAGT GAAGAGATGGAAGACCGGCCTCGGATCTCCACCTTGCTCAGCAGTCTGTCGAACTACAGCAACACGATCCCAGCTGCGACCGACCCGGACAGCAAGCCACCGCCTGTGCAAGGCGGTGCACGAATGGGTACCCTGATCGGTGTCTTCTTACCTTGCATCCAAAACATCTTCGGTGTGATTCTATTCATCCGTCTGACGTGGGTGGTCGGCACAGCCGGTGCCCTCCAAGGTTTCCTCATCGTGCTCTGCTGCTGTTGCGTG ACAATGCTGACAGCTATCAGTATGAGCGCCATTGCAACGAACGGCGTGGTGCCTGCTGGAGGGTCCTACTTTATGATATCCAGAAGCTTGGGCCCAGAGTGTGGAGGCGCTGTGGGGAtgctcttctacactggtaccaCTTTGGCAGCTGCCATGTACATCATCGGTGCCGTTGAAATCGTCCTG ACTTACATGGCTCCCTCGCTGAGCATATTTGGTGACTTCACCAAGGATCCCAGTATCATGTACAACAACTTCCGTGTGTACGGGACGGGTCTGCTGGTGGTGATGGGCACCATAGTGTTCATCGGGGTGAAGTTCGTGAACAAATTCGCCACCGTTGCTCTGGCCTGCGTGATATTCTCGATCATAGCCGTTTACGTGGGTCTGTTCTACAACTTCAACGGCAACGAGTCCCTCAA AATGTGCGTTCTGGGCAGAAGGCTACTGAAGGACATCGATGTGTTGGCGGACTGCAATAAAAACGTTAGCGGAGTCCTCCACCGACTCTATTGCGAGAGCAACAGCACCTTACTACCGCACAAGTGTGACCCGTACTACGAGCAGAACAACTTGACCATCATCAATGGAATTCGTGGTCTGGCCAGCGGCGTATTCTTAG AAAACATATGGGACAGTTTCCAAGAGGAAGGTCAACTGATCGCTTACGGAAGGGAGCCAAAGGATATCGATTTCATGTCGACATCCTCCTTCAATCAGATTCAAGTCGACCTCACCACCACCTTCACCATTCTCATCGGTATATTCTTCCCTTCTGTCACTG GTATCATGGCTGGCTCTAACAGATCAGGTGACCTGGCGGATGCCCAGAAATCGATCCCAATCGGTACGATTTGCGCGATCCTGACCACGTCTACGGTCTACCTCTCGAGCGTGTTGCTGTTCGCCGGCACCGTAGACAATCTATTGCTACGCGACAAGTTCGGTCAGAGTATCGGTGGGAAGCTGGTAGTGGCGAACATAGCCTGGCCGAATCAGTGGGTGATCCTGATCGGTTCGTTCCTGTCCACCCTGGGCGCTGGCCTCCAGTCGCTGACGGGCGCTCCGCGTCTGCTTCAAGCCATCGCCAAGGACGGTATCATTCCGTTCCTGACGCCTTTCGCCACCAGCTCTAGCCGCGGTGAGCCTACCAGAGCCCTGGTGCTGACGGTCCTCATCTGCCAATGCGGTATCCTCCTGGGCAACGTCGACTACCTGGCCCCCCTGCTGTCCATGTTCTTCCTGATGTGCTACGGATTCGTCAACCTGGCCTGCGCCCTCCAAACCGTCCTTCGAACGCCCAACTGGCGACCCAGGTTCAAGTACTATCACTGGAGCTTGTCGTTCCTTGGTCTGTTCCTCTGCATCGCCATCATGTTCATGACCAGCTGGTACTACGCGCTGCTAGCCATGGGCATGGCTGGCTGTATCTACAAGTACATCGAGTACCGGGGTGCGGAGAAAGAATGGGGCGACGGTATCCGTGGTCTGGCTTTGTCAGCCGCTCGTTATTCCCTGTTGAGATTGGAGGAGGGACCGCCTCACACGAAGAACTGGCGGCCCCAGATCCTCATCCTGGCCAAACTGACCGACGACCTGGTGCCCAAGTACCGCAAACTGTTCGCGTTCGCCAGCCAGCTGAAGGCTGGCAAGGGTCTGACCGTTTGCGTTAGCTGCATCGGCGGTGATTACATTCAGAACTCTGGCGAGGCCCTCGCCGCGAAGCAGAGCCTCCGCAAAACGATAGTCGAGGAGAAGGTCAAGGGATTCGTGGACGTCCTGGTGGCGAGGAACATCGTCGACGGCTTGAGCTCGCTGATCCAGACCACTGGGCTCGGTGGAATGAAGCCCAACACGGTGATCCTCGGCTGGCCGTACGGTTGGAGGCAGTCGGAGGACGAGAGGACCTGGAGAGTCTTCCTGCAAACGGTCAGAGCGGTCGCCGCGGCAAGGATGGCGCTGCTAGTGCCCAAAGGAATCAACTTCTTCCCCGACTCCACGGAAAAGGTGGTCGGTTACATCGACGTCTGGTGGATCGTCCACGACGGTGGTCTACTGATGCTGCTACCCTTCCTGCTCAAGCAGCACCGCACGTGGAAGAACTGCAAGATGAGGATCTTCACCGTCGCCCAAATGGAGGACAACTCTATCCAGATGAAGAAGGATCTGAAGAAGTTCCTCTACGACCTCAGGATCGAGGCTGAGGTGGAAATCGTGGAAATG ATGGATTCCGACATATCCGCGTACACGTACGAGCGAACCCTGATGATGGAGCAGAGGAACCAGATGCTGAGGGAGCTGCGGCTGAACAAGAAGGAGTCCCTAGGAGTGGTGAGTGACGAAGCCGCGAAAAACGTGGAACGCTATATCGCGATACGAATATCCGAAATACAATgcataataataaaatacaatatatCTGTAAAAGCCGATACTGATGGGTATGTGTCTGTTTGTTGCGTGCTCGTCACGGATAAGGTGCCGGCATTGGTGGACTTCAACGAGGTACCCGCCGAAGAAAATTTACCTCTG gtgcagACGATCGTCGACCATCACCACAACGTGGACGTGAAGATCGCGACCAAGGTGAGATTCCAGGTGCCCGGGAGCCAGAACCCGAACGTCGTGGACGAGGCGCAGGAGAAGCTCGTGCAAGAGAACGAGACGGGCAAGGAATCGGACACGGGCGACGCCAGCGACGGGGTGGAGGAGGCGAAGGAGGGCGACGAGGAAACGAAGCTGATCGGTGGCTCGCCGAAGCAGGACAACAAGGAGAACACCGAAAAAGAGGCGAAAGAGAACGAAGAGAAGAAATCTGAGAGCCCCGAGGCGAAACAAGTCACCATCACGCC CGACGAGGGCGACGTGAGGCGTATGCACACTTCCGTGAAACTGAACGAAGTGATCGTCAACAAGAGCCATGACGCTCAGTTAGTCATCCTGAATCTTCCTGGACCACCGCGGGACACCAAAATGGAACGTGAATCAAATT ACATGGAATTCCTAGAAGTTCTCACGGAGGGTCTGGAAAGGGTGCTGATGGTGCGCGGCGGCGGACGGGAGGTGATCACCATCTACTCGTGA
- the Kcc gene encoding solute carrier family 12 member kcc isoform X8: MERFRVTPANSAQQQSLDYDSPVNGTQLEHQHLVPKSTSECDGGGAGGDGDPMVGGNSEKKTGYETNLFLYSEEMEDRPRISTLLSSLSNYSNTIPAATDPDSKPPPVQGGARMGTLIGVFLPCIQNIFGVILFIRLTWVVGTAGALQGFLIVLCCCCVTMLTAISMSAIATNGVVPAGGSYFMISRSLGPECGGAVGMLFYTGTTLAAAMYIIGAVEIVLTYMAPSLSIFGDFTKDPSIMYNNFRVYGTGLLVVMGTIVFIGVKFVNKFATVALACVIFSIIAVYVGLFYNFNGNESLKMCVLGRRLLKDIDVLADCNKNVSGVLHRLYCESNSTLLPHKCDPYYEQNNLTIINGIRGLASGVFLENIWDSFQEEGQLIAYGREPKDIDFMSTSSFNQIQVDLTTTFTILIGIFFPSVTGIMAGSNRSGDLADAQKSIPIGTICAILTTSTVYLSSVLLFAGTVDNLLLRDKFGQSIGGKLVVANIAWPNQWVILIGSFLSTLGAGLQSLTGAPRLLQAIAKDGIIPFLTPFATSSSRGEPTRALVLTVLICQCGILLGNVDYLAPLLSMFFLMCYGFVNLACALQTVLRTPNWRPRFKYYHWSLSFLGLFLCIAIMFMTSWYYALLAMGMAGCIYKYIEYRGAEKEWGDGIRGLALSAARYSLLRLEEGPPHTKNWRPQILILAKLTDDLVPKYRKLFAFASQLKAGKGLTVCVSCIGGDYIQNSGEALAAKQSLRKTIVEEKVKGFVDVLVARNIVDGLSSLIQTTGLGGMKPNTVILGWPYGWRQSEDERTWRVFLQTVRAVAAARMALLVPKGINFFPDSTEKVVGYIDVWWIVHDGGLLMLLPFLLKQHRTWKNCKMRIFTVAQMEDNSIQMKKDLKKFLYDLRIEAEVEIVEMMDSDISAYTYERTLMMEQRNQMLRELRLNKKESLGVVQTIVDHHHNVDVKIATKVRFQVPGSQNPNVVDEAQEKLVQENETGKESDTGDASDGVEEAKEGDEETKLIGGSPKQDNKENTEKEAKENEEKKSESPEAKQVTITPDEGDVRRMHTSVKLNEVIVNKSHDAQLVILNLPGPPRDTKMERESNYMEFLEVLTEGLERVLMVRGGGREVITIYS; encoded by the exons GCGATGGCGGAGGCGCCGGCGGAGATGGCGATCCCATGGTGGGAGGGAATTCAGAAAAGAAGACGGGATACGAGACCAATCTCTTCCTCTACAGT GAAGAGATGGAAGACCGGCCTCGGATCTCCACCTTGCTCAGCAGTCTGTCGAACTACAGCAACACGATCCCAGCTGCGACCGACCCGGACAGCAAGCCACCGCCTGTGCAAGGCGGTGCACGAATGGGTACCCTGATCGGTGTCTTCTTACCTTGCATCCAAAACATCTTCGGTGTGATTCTATTCATCCGTCTGACGTGGGTGGTCGGCACAGCCGGTGCCCTCCAAGGTTTCCTCATCGTGCTCTGCTGCTGTTGCGTG ACAATGCTGACAGCTATCAGTATGAGCGCCATTGCAACGAACGGCGTGGTGCCTGCTGGAGGGTCCTACTTTATGATATCCAGAAGCTTGGGCCCAGAGTGTGGAGGCGCTGTGGGGAtgctcttctacactggtaccaCTTTGGCAGCTGCCATGTACATCATCGGTGCCGTTGAAATCGTCCTG ACTTACATGGCTCCCTCGCTGAGCATATTTGGTGACTTCACCAAGGATCCCAGTATCATGTACAACAACTTCCGTGTGTACGGGACGGGTCTGCTGGTGGTGATGGGCACCATAGTGTTCATCGGGGTGAAGTTCGTGAACAAATTCGCCACCGTTGCTCTGGCCTGCGTGATATTCTCGATCATAGCCGTTTACGTGGGTCTGTTCTACAACTTCAACGGCAACGAGTCCCTCAA AATGTGCGTTCTGGGCAGAAGGCTACTGAAGGACATCGATGTGTTGGCGGACTGCAATAAAAACGTTAGCGGAGTCCTCCACCGACTCTATTGCGAGAGCAACAGCACCTTACTACCGCACAAGTGTGACCCGTACTACGAGCAGAACAACTTGACCATCATCAATGGAATTCGTGGTCTGGCCAGCGGCGTATTCTTAG AAAACATATGGGACAGTTTCCAAGAGGAAGGTCAACTGATCGCTTACGGAAGGGAGCCAAAGGATATCGATTTCATGTCGACATCCTCCTTCAATCAGATTCAAGTCGACCTCACCACCACCTTCACCATTCTCATCGGTATATTCTTCCCTTCTGTCACTG GTATCATGGCTGGCTCTAACAGATCAGGTGACCTGGCGGATGCCCAGAAATCGATCCCAATCGGTACGATTTGCGCGATCCTGACCACGTCTACGGTCTACCTCTCGAGCGTGTTGCTGTTCGCCGGCACCGTAGACAATCTATTGCTACGCGACAAGTTCGGTCAGAGTATCGGTGGGAAGCTGGTAGTGGCGAACATAGCCTGGCCGAATCAGTGGGTGATCCTGATCGGTTCGTTCCTGTCCACCCTGGGCGCTGGCCTCCAGTCGCTGACGGGCGCTCCGCGTCTGCTTCAAGCCATCGCCAAGGACGGTATCATTCCGTTCCTGACGCCTTTCGCCACCAGCTCTAGCCGCGGTGAGCCTACCAGAGCCCTGGTGCTGACGGTCCTCATCTGCCAATGCGGTATCCTCCTGGGCAACGTCGACTACCTGGCCCCCCTGCTGTCCATGTTCTTCCTGATGTGCTACGGATTCGTCAACCTGGCCTGCGCCCTCCAAACCGTCCTTCGAACGCCCAACTGGCGACCCAGGTTCAAGTACTATCACTGGAGCTTGTCGTTCCTTGGTCTGTTCCTCTGCATCGCCATCATGTTCATGACCAGCTGGTACTACGCGCTGCTAGCCATGGGCATGGCTGGCTGTATCTACAAGTACATCGAGTACCGGGGTGCGGAGAAAGAATGGGGCGACGGTATCCGTGGTCTGGCTTTGTCAGCCGCTCGTTATTCCCTGTTGAGATTGGAGGAGGGACCGCCTCACACGAAGAACTGGCGGCCCCAGATCCTCATCCTGGCCAAACTGACCGACGACCTGGTGCCCAAGTACCGCAAACTGTTCGCGTTCGCCAGCCAGCTGAAGGCTGGCAAGGGTCTGACCGTTTGCGTTAGCTGCATCGGCGGTGATTACATTCAGAACTCTGGCGAGGCCCTCGCCGCGAAGCAGAGCCTCCGCAAAACGATAGTCGAGGAGAAGGTCAAGGGATTCGTGGACGTCCTGGTGGCGAGGAACATCGTCGACGGCTTGAGCTCGCTGATCCAGACCACTGGGCTCGGTGGAATGAAGCCCAACACGGTGATCCTCGGCTGGCCGTACGGTTGGAGGCAGTCGGAGGACGAGAGGACCTGGAGAGTCTTCCTGCAAACGGTCAGAGCGGTCGCCGCGGCAAGGATGGCGCTGCTAGTGCCCAAAGGAATCAACTTCTTCCCCGACTCCACGGAAAAGGTGGTCGGTTACATCGACGTCTGGTGGATCGTCCACGACGGTGGTCTACTGATGCTGCTACCCTTCCTGCTCAAGCAGCACCGCACGTGGAAGAACTGCAAGATGAGGATCTTCACCGTCGCCCAAATGGAGGACAACTCTATCCAGATGAAGAAGGATCTGAAGAAGTTCCTCTACGACCTCAGGATCGAGGCTGAGGTGGAAATCGTGGAAATG ATGGATTCCGACATATCCGCGTACACGTACGAGCGAACCCTGATGATGGAGCAGAGGAACCAGATGCTGAGGGAGCTGCGGCTGAACAAGAAGGAGTCCCTAGGAGTG gtgcagACGATCGTCGACCATCACCACAACGTGGACGTGAAGATCGCGACCAAGGTGAGATTCCAGGTGCCCGGGAGCCAGAACCCGAACGTCGTGGACGAGGCGCAGGAGAAGCTCGTGCAAGAGAACGAGACGGGCAAGGAATCGGACACGGGCGACGCCAGCGACGGGGTGGAGGAGGCGAAGGAGGGCGACGAGGAAACGAAGCTGATCGGTGGCTCGCCGAAGCAGGACAACAAGGAGAACACCGAAAAAGAGGCGAAAGAGAACGAAGAGAAGAAATCTGAGAGCCCCGAGGCGAAACAAGTCACCATCACGCC CGACGAGGGCGACGTGAGGCGTATGCACACTTCCGTGAAACTGAACGAAGTGATCGTCAACAAGAGCCATGACGCTCAGTTAGTCATCCTGAATCTTCCTGGACCACCGCGGGACACCAAAATGGAACGTGAATCAAATT ACATGGAATTCCTAGAAGTTCTCACGGAGGGTCTGGAAAGGGTGCTGATGGTGCGCGGCGGCGGACGGGAGGTGATCACCATCTACTCGTGA